A window of Diospyros lotus cultivar Yz01 chromosome 14, ASM1463336v1, whole genome shotgun sequence contains these coding sequences:
- the LOC127789609 gene encoding uncharacterized protein LOC127789609 has product MEGSPRARSNGSLKRSTSPSGRFCSSSISSSSSAFASSLSSFSARSTGLLTRPASPTRVNLRGSGSSSPSVRFSIDRPTSPSRSISAVNQSQSNRKALPAGQKKTCMCSPTTHPGSFRCSLHKNASGRHHQAPHQRQAASYRLNARRSAMTNSLVRIGTVEGDLVKRALAALIRPSSHQQRRRGDFQRRPSRLSIMSRAEDL; this is encoded by the coding sequence ATGGAGGGGTCGCCGAGAGCCAGATCGAACGGAAGCTTAAAGAGATCGACCTCTCCTTCAGGACGCTTCTGCTCGTCGTCAATCTCGTCTTCCTCGTCGGCTTTCGCTTCGTCTCTCTCCAGCTTTTCGGCTCGATCTACCGGGTTGCTGACCCGACCCGCGTCCCCGACTCGGGTCAACTTGCGCGGATCCGGATCGTCCTCGCCGTCCGTCCGGTTCTCGATTGATCGGCCGACGTCTCCGAGCCGTTCGATATCGGCCGTGAACCAGAGCCAGAGCAACCGCAAGGCGCTGCCGGCCGGGCAGAAGAAGACGTGCATGTGCTCGCCGACGACGCACCCCGGCTCGTTCCGGTGTAGTTTGCACAAGAACGCCAGTGGCCGGCACCACCAGGCGCCGCACCAGCGTCAGGCGGCGTCGTACCGGCTGAACGCGCGGCGCTCGGCGATGACGAACTCGCTGGTGAGGATCGGGACGGTGGAGGGCGACTTGGTGAAGAGAGCTCTGGCGGCGTTGATTCGGCCGTCGTCGCATCAGCAGAGGCGGAGAGGCGATTTCCAGCGGAGGCCGAGCCGCCTCTCGATCATGTCCAGAGCCGAAGACTTGTAA